A DNA window from Rossellomorea marisflavi contains the following coding sequences:
- a CDS encoding M42 family metallopeptidase: MELIKQLVEIPSPSGNTREIIRFVEEELGGLGLEMKRNHKGALLITIPGEDQSRHRMLTAHVDALGAMVKEVKGNGRLRLSMIGGFRWNAVEGENCKIETSSGKVYTGTILMHQTSVHVYKDAGEAKRDEVNIEVRIDEKVRNEEEVKGLGIEVGDFVSFDPRAEITDSGFIKSRHLDDKASVGMLMKLIRQIQSEGITLPYTTHFLISNNEEIGYGGNSNIPAETVEYLAVDMGAIGDGQSTDEYTVSICAKDSSGPYHYGLRKHLVRLAEENGVDYKVDIYPYYGSDASAAIRAGFDIVHGLIGAGIDSSHAYERTHESSILHTETLLWHYVRSVMADA, translated from the coding sequence ATGGAACTGATCAAACAGCTTGTAGAAATCCCCAGTCCTTCAGGGAATACGAGGGAAATCATCCGATTCGTTGAAGAAGAGCTCGGTGGCCTTGGGCTTGAGATGAAGCGGAATCATAAAGGGGCACTCCTCATCACAATCCCGGGAGAGGATCAAAGTCGTCACCGGATGCTGACGGCTCATGTGGATGCCCTTGGTGCCATGGTCAAAGAAGTGAAGGGGAATGGCCGTCTTCGCCTCTCCATGATCGGCGGTTTCAGATGGAACGCCGTTGAAGGGGAGAACTGTAAGATCGAGACTTCCTCCGGTAAAGTATACACGGGGACGATCCTTATGCACCAAACCTCTGTCCATGTTTACAAAGATGCGGGTGAAGCGAAGAGGGATGAAGTGAATATTGAGGTGCGCATCGATGAAAAGGTGCGAAACGAAGAAGAAGTCAAGGGTCTTGGCATTGAAGTTGGGGACTTTGTATCGTTCGATCCACGTGCCGAAATCACCGACAGTGGATTCATCAAGTCAAGGCATCTTGACGATAAGGCGAGTGTGGGCATGCTCATGAAACTGATCCGGCAAATCCAATCTGAGGGGATCACACTACCCTATACGACTCACTTCCTCATCTCGAACAATGAGGAGATCGGATATGGGGGTAATTCGAATATCCCGGCCGAGACGGTTGAATACCTCGCTGTCGACATGGGGGCAATCGGGGACGGGCAATCGACGGATGAATATACGGTTTCCATCTGCGCAAAGGATTCCAGCGGACCCTATCATTACGGATTGAGGAAACATCTGGTAAGACTGGCAGAAGAAAATGGCGTAGACTACAAAGTCGATATCTACCCGTACTATGGATCCGATGCTTCAGCCGCGATCAGGGCAGGTTTCGATATCGTCCACGGACTGATCGGTGCAGGAATCGACTCATCACATGCATATGAACGTACGCATGAATCATCGATCCTCCATACGGAAACCCTGCTTTGGCACTATGTCCGTTCTGTCATGGCCGATGCGTAA
- a CDS encoding YihY/virulence factor BrkB family protein: protein MNDYIKQVFSRFFQERFYDQAAQLAYYLLLSLFPFLLFVFSLISYLPISETNVLLLIKPFAPENSYDIIEKNVERVLYNQRGDVLSLSLIFTFWLSSMAVQSMVRSMNQAYGIQRKQPFLVALFYDFLLTVGFMVLISFSLIVPIVEEFIRHTRIAEGHITGGWEPLWVIGKWGLSSVFMFFLFLFLYYVVPSKRMLLRYVVPGAIVATFGWQCVSWLYGSYVKLTDYSQFYGQMGSVITLMVWFYLSSTILLIGGLLNGTISIKHNRTSG from the coding sequence ATGAATGATTATATCAAACAGGTTTTCAGTCGATTTTTTCAGGAGCGCTTTTACGATCAAGCGGCACAGCTTGCCTACTATCTGCTATTGTCTTTATTTCCTTTTTTGCTATTTGTGTTTTCGTTGATCAGCTATCTGCCGATTTCCGAAACGAATGTGCTGTTGCTGATCAAGCCGTTTGCCCCTGAAAATTCCTATGACATCATAGAGAAGAATGTTGAGAGGGTCCTCTACAATCAAAGAGGGGATGTATTATCTCTCTCCCTCATTTTCACTTTCTGGCTTTCCTCCATGGCGGTACAATCCATGGTGAGGTCGATGAATCAGGCCTACGGCATCCAGCGAAAGCAGCCGTTCCTGGTCGCCCTCTTTTATGATTTTCTCTTGACGGTGGGATTCATGGTCCTGATCTCCTTCTCCCTCATCGTTCCGATTGTGGAGGAATTCATCCGCCATACCCGGATCGCAGAGGGACACATCACAGGAGGGTGGGAGCCCCTTTGGGTCATCGGAAAGTGGGGGCTGAGCTCGGTCTTCATGTTCTTTTTATTTCTTTTCCTCTATTATGTCGTGCCGAGTAAAAGGATGCTGCTCCGCTATGTTGTGCCGGGTGCCATTGTCGCTACATTCGGCTGGCAGTGTGTATCCTGGCTGTACGGTTCCTATGTGAAATTGACGGATTACTCCCAATTCTACGGACAGATGGGGAGCGTGATCACCCTGATGGTCTGGTTCTACCTTTCATCGACCATCCTTCTCATCGGTGGCCTGCTGAACGGGACCATCTCCATCAAGCATAATCGTACCTCCGGTTGA
- a CDS encoding NupC/NupG family nucleoside CNT transporter, translating into MQYLWGIFGILVVLGIGFLFSSDKKRINYRSVIGGLIIQIIFAFLVLETSWGQSALKGLTLGINEIINYSNEGIDFLFGGLFTEKSGIGYVFAFNVLPVVIFFSALISVLYYLNIMQFFIKIIGGALSKLLGTRKAESLSAAANIFVGQTEAPLVIRPYLSTMTKSELFAVMTGGLASVAGSVLVGYSLLGVPLEYLLAASFMAAPAGLVMAKLFVPETDETPEPDSFKMEADSDSANVIDAAAKGASVGLQLALNIGAMLLAFIALVALINGILGLIGGVFGYSDLTLELILGYVFSPLAWAIGVPWSEAVTAGNFIGQKLVINEFVAYSNFAPVIGDLSDKAVAIISFALCGFANVSSLGILLGGLGNLAPNRRPEIAKMGLRAVLAGALASLLSAAIAGMFV; encoded by the coding sequence ATGCAGTATTTATGGGGGATTTTTGGAATTTTAGTTGTGTTGGGAATCGGCTTTCTTTTCTCATCCGATAAGAAACGCATCAACTATCGGAGTGTGATCGGCGGGCTCATCATACAGATCATTTTCGCCTTCCTTGTTTTGGAAACATCATGGGGACAAAGCGCACTTAAAGGGCTAACCCTTGGAATTAATGAAATCATCAACTATTCCAATGAAGGGATTGATTTCTTATTCGGTGGATTATTCACTGAAAAATCCGGGATTGGATATGTATTCGCTTTTAATGTGCTTCCAGTCGTTATTTTCTTCTCAGCTCTCATATCGGTATTGTACTACCTGAATATCATGCAATTCTTCATCAAAATCATCGGAGGAGCGCTATCGAAGCTTCTGGGTACCCGAAAAGCTGAATCCCTTTCAGCAGCGGCCAACATCTTCGTAGGGCAAACGGAAGCGCCGCTCGTGATCAGACCTTACTTGTCTACCATGACCAAATCGGAACTATTCGCCGTCATGACGGGTGGACTGGCTTCCGTTGCAGGATCTGTCCTCGTGGGCTATTCCCTTCTTGGCGTGCCTCTCGAGTATCTGCTTGCCGCAAGCTTCATGGCTGCTCCCGCTGGACTCGTTATGGCCAAGCTATTCGTGCCTGAAACCGATGAGACACCTGAACCCGACAGCTTTAAAATGGAAGCTGATTCTGATTCTGCCAACGTCATCGATGCCGCTGCCAAAGGGGCAAGCGTCGGGTTGCAGCTCGCCTTGAATATCGGGGCCATGCTTCTTGCATTCATTGCACTCGTCGCCCTAATTAACGGGATACTTGGTTTGATCGGGGGAGTATTCGGTTATTCTGACCTTACCCTTGAACTGATCCTTGGCTACGTCTTCTCTCCACTTGCATGGGCGATCGGTGTCCCTTGGAGCGAAGCGGTCACGGCAGGGAATTTCATCGGGCAAAAGCTCGTGATCAACGAATTCGTTGCATATTCCAATTTTGCTCCTGTTATCGGTGACCTGTCTGACAAAGCGGTTGCGATCATTTCCTTCGCCCTTTGCGGTTTCGCCAACGTCTCTTCACTTGGGATCCTCCTAGGCGGACTTGGAAATCTCGCACCGAACCGTCGACCTGAAATCGCAAAAATGGGGTTACGGGCAGTGCTAGCCGGTGCACTTGCGTCACTTCTCAGTGCGGCCATCGCCGGAATGTTTGTCTAA
- a CDS encoding EAL domain-containing protein, with amino-acid sequence MKTTCIHCGVTMQYESEGQLTVPSIGQSFIYRSREELEGAAKSLADHSAEIQVHLNGKYQMTASELHYRLKYEELVTLIQSERFISHLQPIINVASGEIYGYESLLRSDSRALNPGLLFKAASLTGFHSMLDQKARRAAIEAKSKYVPHGVKSFINFLPSTIYNPEFCLRHTFQIVEDYGVDPKDLVFEVVETEKIDNIDHLKKVLNVYKREGMKVALDDVGSGFANPELLTLLKPDYVKIDRSYIDHCDENPDNQAFLRKIIHLARELGITVLGEGIERKEELDYCRSIGIDLAQGYFIGKPMERPLIPSLTFD; translated from the coding sequence ATGAAAACCACGTGCATCCATTGCGGTGTGACCATGCAGTATGAATCCGAGGGTCAATTGACTGTGCCATCGATCGGACAATCGTTTATCTATCGGTCCAGGGAGGAGTTGGAAGGGGCTGCGAAGTCACTTGCTGATCATTCGGCTGAGATTCAAGTTCATTTAAATGGCAAATACCAGATGACCGCCTCTGAACTCCACTATCGTCTCAAATATGAAGAGCTCGTCACATTGATTCAGTCTGAGCGATTCATCAGTCATCTCCAGCCTATAATCAATGTGGCTTCAGGGGAAATATACGGCTATGAATCATTATTGAGGAGTGATTCAAGGGCATTGAATCCGGGGCTTTTATTCAAAGCGGCATCCCTTACAGGATTTCACTCCATGCTTGACCAGAAGGCGAGACGCGCAGCCATTGAGGCGAAGAGCAAATACGTTCCACACGGAGTGAAGAGCTTTATCAATTTCCTTCCATCCACTATTTACAATCCGGAATTTTGTTTGCGTCATACATTCCAGATCGTGGAAGATTACGGAGTCGATCCGAAAGATCTTGTGTTCGAAGTGGTAGAAACCGAGAAAATCGATAACATTGATCATTTGAAAAAGGTATTGAACGTGTATAAAAGGGAAGGGATGAAAGTGGCACTCGATGATGTGGGCTCTGGTTTTGCCAATCCCGAACTTCTTACCCTACTTAAACCCGACTACGTGAAAATCGACCGGTCCTACATCGATCATTGTGATGAGAATCCGGACAACCAGGCCTTTCTGCGTAAAATCATCCATTTGGCGCGAGAACTGGGCATCACCGTGCTCGGCGAAGGGATCGAGAGAAAAGAAGAACTCGATTATTGCCGCAGCATTGGCATCGATCTTGCGCAGGGCTATTTTATTGGAAAGCCGATGGAGCGTCCGTTGATCCCTTCATTAACTTTTGATTGA
- a CDS encoding peptide chain release factor 3 → MKIDFIEEVKSRRTFAIISHPDAGKTTLTEQLLLFGGAIRAAGTVKGKKTGKYATSDWMEIEKQRGISVTSSVMAFDYNDFRVNILDTPGHQDFSEDTYRTLMAVDSAVMIIDSAKGIEAQTLKLFKVCRMRGIPIFTFINKLDRQGREPLELLEELEEVLGIQSYPMNWPIGMGKEFLGIYDRFHNRIEQFRVEEEDRFISLNDEGEIAGDHPLTDSGLYQQALEDILLLNEAGNEFSKDRIASGELSPVFFGSALTNFGVQTFLETYLQFAPSPQPRNSDAGEIEPTAEEFSGFVFKIQANMNPAHRDRIAFVRICSGQFERGMTVNLPRTGKPIKLSQSTQFLADDRSTVNEAVSGDIIGVYDTGTYQIGDTLVQGKKNFQYEKLPQFTPELFVRVTAKNVMKQKHFQKGILQLVQEGAIQYYKTRTEDVILGAVGQLQFEVFEHRMKNEYNVDVKMESVGSKIARWIENEEDVKDTMSSQRSMLVKDRHGQMVFLFENDFAMRWFQDKHPEIKLYSLL, encoded by the coding sequence ATGAAAATAGACTTTATCGAAGAAGTAAAATCAAGACGTACATTTGCGATCATATCCCATCCGGATGCCGGTAAAACCACTCTGACAGAGCAACTGCTGCTGTTCGGCGGAGCCATCCGCGCAGCCGGGACGGTCAAAGGGAAAAAGACCGGGAAGTATGCCACTTCCGACTGGATGGAAATTGAAAAGCAGCGGGGGATTTCTGTCACAAGTTCCGTGATGGCCTTCGACTATAACGATTTCCGTGTCAATATCCTCGATACCCCTGGTCACCAGGATTTCTCCGAAGATACGTACAGAACCCTCATGGCCGTAGATAGCGCCGTGATGATCATCGACTCTGCTAAAGGGATCGAGGCCCAAACGCTGAAGCTGTTCAAAGTATGCCGCATGAGAGGTATCCCGATCTTCACCTTCATCAATAAACTTGACCGCCAGGGACGAGAACCATTGGAACTCTTGGAAGAGCTCGAAGAAGTACTGGGGATCCAATCATATCCGATGAACTGGCCGATCGGCATGGGGAAAGAATTCCTCGGTATCTATGATCGCTTCCATAATCGCATCGAACAATTCCGAGTGGAAGAGGAGGACCGCTTTATTTCCCTGAACGATGAAGGAGAAATTGCCGGTGACCATCCATTGACTGATAGCGGTTTATACCAGCAGGCCCTTGAAGACATCCTTCTGTTGAATGAAGCAGGGAATGAATTCTCGAAAGACCGCATCGCCTCAGGCGAACTCTCTCCTGTATTTTTCGGCAGTGCCCTGACGAACTTCGGGGTGCAGACCTTCCTTGAGACGTACCTGCAGTTCGCGCCGTCTCCTCAACCGAGAAATTCGGATGCAGGGGAAATCGAGCCGACAGCAGAAGAATTCTCCGGATTCGTATTCAAGATCCAGGCGAATATGAATCCTGCCCACCGTGACAGGATTGCCTTCGTACGGATTTGTTCTGGACAATTCGAGCGTGGAATGACCGTTAATCTCCCGCGCACAGGCAAGCCGATCAAGCTCAGTCAATCGACCCAGTTCCTGGCAGATGATCGAAGCACCGTCAATGAAGCGGTCAGCGGGGACATCATCGGCGTATATGATACCGGGACCTATCAGATTGGTGATACCCTTGTTCAAGGGAAGAAGAACTTCCAGTACGAGAAACTGCCCCAGTTCACTCCTGAATTATTCGTACGGGTGACGGCGAAGAACGTCATGAAGCAGAAACATTTCCAAAAAGGGATCCTCCAGCTTGTCCAAGAAGGAGCCATCCAGTACTACAAAACGCGTACGGAGGATGTCATCCTCGGGGCTGTCGGGCAGCTCCAGTTCGAAGTATTCGAGCACCGCATGAAGAATGAGTACAATGTAGATGTGAAAATGGAATCCGTCGGTTCCAAAATCGCACGCTGGATCGAGAACGAGGAAGATGTCAAGGACACGATGTCCAGCCAGCGAAGCATGTTGGTGAAGGATCGTCATGGACAGATGGTCTTCTTATTTGAAAATGACTTCGCTATGAGATGGTTCCAGGATAAACATCCTGAAATTAAACTGTATAGCCTGCTATAA
- the nhaC gene encoding Na+/H+ antiporter NhaC has product MNKHISNTPKVWEAAFILIIVLSMIGTFLIKLETVPHIPIAVALILLIVYGLVKKVSFKSIEEGMLSGIQGGLGAILLFVFIGMLVGSWLTSGTIQTIMYGGFSFLTPAYFYAIAFLVTALCGVIVGSSLTTAATIGVAIIGISETMGLSMGITAGAIVSGAFFGDKMSPLSDTTNLASSVVKVDLFEHIRNMAWTTIPAFIISVILFAVLSPKGTSAGLGDLNALKQALGETGVVHWYSLIPLILLIVMVMMKVPALLTLAINIVVSTGLAFIHGMIGGKAILNALFSGYVSKSGNEALDSLLTRGGIDSMMFTIGLVILSLSLGGLLFKLGIIPVLLTKVSSILQSASRTILTTALTAIGLNFAIGEQYLSILLTGEAFKDQYKKIGLHPKNLSRTLEDAGTVINALVPWGVSGIFIAEVLGVPTLTYLPFAFFCLLSPILTILFGFTGWTITKLDGKTAER; this is encoded by the coding sequence ATGAACAAACATATTTCAAACACACCGAAAGTCTGGGAAGCTGCCTTCATCCTCATCATTGTTCTATCCATGATCGGTACGTTTCTCATCAAACTGGAGACGGTTCCTCATATTCCGATAGCCGTTGCCCTCATCCTTCTAATCGTTTACGGATTGGTCAAGAAGGTCTCCTTTAAGTCAATAGAAGAAGGAATGCTCTCAGGTATTCAGGGAGGGCTTGGTGCCATTCTCCTGTTTGTATTCATCGGGATGCTCGTAGGAAGCTGGCTAACAAGCGGTACGATCCAGACCATCATGTATGGTGGATTTTCATTCCTCACCCCCGCTTATTTTTATGCTATTGCCTTTTTGGTCACCGCCCTTTGTGGAGTGATTGTTGGAAGCTCTTTGACCACAGCAGCAACGATCGGTGTCGCCATCATCGGGATTTCCGAAACCATGGGGTTATCCATGGGAATCACAGCTGGAGCCATTGTGTCAGGAGCGTTTTTCGGGGATAAAATGTCACCATTATCCGATACCACAAATCTTGCATCTTCCGTCGTAAAGGTGGACCTTTTTGAACACATCAGGAATATGGCTTGGACTACGATCCCTGCTTTCATCATTTCGGTGATCCTGTTTGCAGTACTGTCACCGAAAGGGACAAGCGCCGGTCTGGGAGACTTGAATGCCCTTAAGCAGGCATTGGGTGAAACGGGGGTTGTTCATTGGTACAGTCTGATTCCGCTGATCCTCCTTATCGTCATGGTGATGATGAAGGTCCCAGCTTTGCTGACACTCGCCATCAACATTGTCGTTTCCACCGGATTGGCGTTCATTCATGGCATGATAGGCGGAAAAGCAATCTTGAATGCACTGTTCTCGGGATATGTTTCAAAATCCGGAAATGAAGCCCTCGATTCCCTGTTAACCAGGGGAGGAATCGACAGCATGATGTTTACCATCGGCCTTGTCATCCTGTCTCTCAGTCTGGGCGGCCTTTTATTCAAGCTCGGGATCATACCGGTCCTTTTGACAAAAGTCAGCTCCATTCTTCAATCTGCAAGCAGGACAATTTTAACTACTGCCTTGACGGCAATCGGGCTAAACTTTGCCATCGGTGAGCAATACCTTTCCATCCTGTTGACGGGGGAAGCATTCAAGGATCAGTACAAAAAAATCGGGCTTCATCCCAAGAACCTCTCCAGGACGCTTGAAGACGCCGGAACGGTCATCAACGCCCTTGTTCCATGGGGAGTGAGCGGTATCTTTATTGCGGAGGTACTCGGTGTACCGACACTCACCTATCTTCCGTTTGCCTTCTTCTGCCTTTTGTCACCGATCCTGACCATCCTGTTCGGCTTCACGGGGTGGACGATCACGAAACTAGATGGAAAAACCGCTGAGCGCTAA
- a CDS encoding UDP-N-acetylmuramoyl-L-alanyl-D-glutamate--2,6-diaminopimelate ligase, whose product MNTYTLLESMKLKTIYGELPEEVNGIFVDSRKVTEGSVFVCTKGYTVDGHDFAQGAVEKGARLIIAEKRLDIDESKAALVVVKDSFKALALLSNKYYDYPSQKMNMFGITGTNGKTTVTNLIHSILKRDGQRSALSGTIGFNLDGELFPSENTTCDNLTNQQMIREALDKGIDNFTLEVSSHGLTLGRLWGVDFDVVAFTNLSHDHLDYHGTMEHYGYAKGLLFSQLGQSLDKPKYVVLNADEEWYDRYSNMTAHEVISYGLDAHADFKADNVEYYNDKTTFTLQSPEGEYEVEMKLLGRFNVYNALTAMASLFAKGMEVQRIVEIFRDLPPVDGRMQKVEMEAPLSVYIDYAHTPDAIEKAIESVMPFKENKIIFLVGTGGNRDKSKRPTMAEKASIADYVILTTDDPRYEEYDSILKDLEKGMQHDQYALIGDRGEAVKHAIEVSEPGDIIIFAGKGHEDYQIIENTKYPHSDKQIAIEESRTKYVHHS is encoded by the coding sequence ATGAATACATACACATTACTTGAAAGCATGAAGTTGAAAACCATATATGGAGAACTGCCGGAAGAAGTGAACGGGATCTTCGTGGACTCCAGGAAAGTGACGGAGGGCAGCGTATTCGTCTGTACGAAAGGATACACAGTCGACGGCCATGATTTTGCCCAAGGGGCAGTCGAGAAAGGTGCGCGCCTCATCATTGCGGAAAAGCGCCTTGATATCGATGAGTCCAAAGCAGCCCTTGTCGTTGTAAAGGATTCCTTCAAGGCATTGGCGCTCCTTTCCAACAAGTACTATGATTATCCATCACAAAAGATGAATATGTTCGGCATTACGGGAACGAACGGCAAAACGACAGTAACGAATCTCATCCATTCGATCCTGAAGCGTGATGGACAGCGTTCTGCGCTGTCCGGTACAATCGGGTTCAATCTGGACGGTGAGCTCTTCCCAAGTGAAAATACGACCTGTGATAACCTGACGAATCAGCAGATGATCCGGGAAGCACTCGATAAGGGAATCGACAACTTCACCCTGGAGGTATCCTCTCATGGACTCACCCTAGGCCGTCTATGGGGAGTGGACTTTGACGTAGTGGCATTCACGAATCTCAGTCACGACCATCTCGATTACCATGGAACGATGGAACACTACGGTTATGCCAAAGGACTTTTATTCTCTCAGCTGGGGCAGTCACTGGATAAGCCTAAATATGTCGTCTTGAATGCAGATGAAGAATGGTACGATCGTTACAGCAATATGACCGCCCATGAAGTCATAAGCTATGGACTTGATGCCCATGCCGACTTCAAGGCAGATAACGTCGAGTACTACAATGATAAGACGACGTTCACCCTCCAATCCCCAGAAGGAGAGTACGAGGTCGAGATGAAGCTTCTCGGCAGGTTCAATGTATATAATGCACTGACGGCCATGGCTTCCCTGTTTGCAAAAGGCATGGAGGTACAACGGATCGTCGAGATCTTCCGTGATCTCCCGCCGGTGGACGGACGTATGCAGAAAGTCGAGATGGAGGCACCTTTATCGGTCTACATCGACTACGCCCATACACCTGATGCGATTGAAAAAGCAATCGAATCGGTCATGCCCTTCAAGGAAAACAAAATCATCTTCCTTGTCGGTACGGGTGGAAACCGCGATAAGTCGAAACGCCCGACGATGGCAGAGAAGGCATCGATTGCAGACTATGTGATCCTGACGACGGATGATCCAAGATATGAGGAATATGACAGCATCCTTAAAGACCTGGAGAAAGGCATGCAGCATGATCAGTATGCATTGATCGGGGATAGAGGCGAAGCCGTCAAGCATGCCATTGAGGTCTCTGAACCAGGGGATATCATCATCTTCGCAGGAAAAGGCCATGAAGATTATCAAATCATTGAAAACACCAAGTACCCACACAGCGATAAACAGATCGCCATTGAGGAAAGCCGTACAAAATACGTGCATCATTCATGA